One genomic window of Panicum hallii strain FIL2 chromosome 6, PHallii_v3.1, whole genome shotgun sequence includes the following:
- the LOC112896223 gene encoding ras-related protein RABA5c-like, with product MGDESEGEAEEYLFKVVIIGDSAVGKSNLLSRYARNEFNLHSKATIGVEFQTQSMDIDGKEVKAQIWDTAGQERFRAVTSAYYRGAFGALLVYDISRRSTFDNVGRWLQELNTHSDTTVAKMLVGNKCDLDNIREVPVEEGKALAEAEGLFFMETSALDATNVKTAFEIVIKEIYSNVSRKILNSDSYKAELSLNRVSIDGDSKDDQKQTGRFGCC from the exons ATGGGGGACGAGTCGGAGGGCGAGGCGGAGGAGTACCTCTTCAAGGTGGTGATCATCGGGGACAGCGCGGTGGGGAAGAGCAACCTGCTCTCGCGCTACGCGCGCAACGAGTTCAACCTCCACTCCAAGGCCACCATCGGGGTCGAGTTCCAGACGCAGAGCATGGACATCGACGGCAAGGAGGTCAAGGCCCAGATCTGGGACACCGCGGGGCAGGAGCGCTTCCGCGCCGTCACCTCCGCCTACTACCGGGGCGCGTTCGGCGCGCTCCTCGTCTACGACATCTCGCGGCGCTCCACCTTCGACAACGTCGGCCGCTGGCTCCAGGAGCTCAACA CACATTCTGACACTACCGTTGCCAAGATGCTGGTCGGCAACAAATGCGATCTGGATAACATCCGCGAGGTGCCCGTTGAGGAAGGCAAGGCGCTCGCGGAAGCCGAAGGCCTGTTCTTCATGGAGACCTCGGCTCTGGATGCCACCAACGTGAAGACGGCCTTCGAGATCGTCATCAAGGAGATCTACAGCAACGTGAGCCGGAAGATCCTGAACTCGGACTCTTACAAGGCTGAGCTCTCCCTCAACAGGGTGAGCATCGACGGCGACTCGAAGGACGATCAGAAGCAGACGGGCCGGTTCGGGTGCTGCTAG